In Bacillus toyonensis BCT-7112, a single window of DNA contains:
- a CDS encoding protein arginine kinase, whose translation MSLDKIMNEAISPWMKGDGPDSDIVLSSRIRLARNFKQYQFSTMQNEEEAKQIHELFKKKFINKAVGSFGEFGLLKMNELTPLQRRVLVEKHLISPNLAGTEYGACLLSESEHISVMLNEEDHIRIQCLFSGLQLSEALQSANQIDNWIEKEVEYAFDESLGYITSCPTNVGTGLRASVMIHLPGLVLTKRISRIIQVIQKLGLVVRGIYGEGSEALGNIFQVSNQMTLGKSEEDIIADLKGVIQQIIQQEKMARELIVQNSSIELEDKVYRSYGILANSRLIQSAEAANCLSDVRLGIDLGYIKGISRNILTELMVLTQPGILQQYAGGPLGPEERDYRRSTLIRERLRIEKN comes from the coding sequence ATGTCACTGGACAAAATTATGAATGAAGCGATTAGTCCATGGATGAAGGGGGATGGCCCTGATTCTGATATTGTTTTAAGTAGTCGAATTCGTTTGGCTCGTAATTTTAAACAATATCAATTTTCTACTATGCAAAACGAAGAAGAAGCTAAACAGATTCATGAATTATTTAAAAAGAAATTTATAAATAAAGCAGTAGGGTCCTTTGGGGAGTTTGGACTATTAAAGATGAATGAATTAACCCCTCTTCAAAGGAGAGTTTTAGTCGAAAAGCATTTAATTAGTCCAAATCTTGCAGGGACAGAATATGGAGCATGTCTACTATCAGAAAGTGAACATATTAGTGTTATGCTTAATGAAGAAGACCATATTCGGATTCAGTGCCTATTTTCAGGATTACAGTTATCAGAGGCGCTTCAAAGCGCCAATCAAATAGATAATTGGATTGAGAAAGAAGTTGAATACGCTTTTGATGAATCACTTGGATATATTACAAGCTGTCCTACTAATGTTGGCACAGGGTTAAGAGCTTCTGTGATGATTCATTTACCGGGACTGGTTTTAACAAAAAGAATTAGCCGTATTATACAAGTAATTCAAAAATTAGGGTTAGTAGTAAGAGGAATATACGGTGAAGGTAGCGAAGCGTTAGGTAATATATTTCAAGTGTCAAATCAAATGACGCTAGGAAAGTCTGAAGAAGATATTATTGCAGATTTAAAAGGTGTCATTCAACAAATTATACAGCAAGAAAAAATGGCTAGAGAATTAATTGTACAAAATTCAAGTATTGAACTTGAAGATAAGGTTTATCGTTCTTACGGCATACTAGCAAACAGTCGTTTAATTCAATCTGCAGAAGCTGCTAATTGCTTATCAGATGTACGACTTGGTATTGATCTAGGATATATAAAAGGTATATCGAGAAATATTTTGACGGAGTTAATGGTTCTTACTCAACCGGGCATTTTACAACAATACGCGGGAGGACCTTTAGGGCCAGAAGAAAGAGATTATCGAAGATCAACCTTAATCCGTGAGCGATTACGTATTGAAAAAAACTAA
- the clpC gene encoding ATP-dependent protease ATP-binding subunit ClpC — protein MMFGRFTERAQKVLALSQEEAIRIGHNNIGTEHILLGLVREGEGIAAKALIALGLSPEKVQKEVEALIGRGTEASQTVHYTPRAKKVIELSMDEARKLGHSYVGTEHILLGLIREGEGVAARVLNNLGVSLNKARQQVLQLLGSNEASSGHQGGSATNANTPTLDSLARDLTVVARENRLDPVIGRGKEIQRVIEVLSRRTKNNPVLIGEPGVGKTAIAEGLAQQIVNNEVPETLRDKRVMTLDMGTVVAGTKYRGEFEDRLKKVMDEIRQAGNIILFIDELHTLIGAGGAEGAIDASNILKPSLARGELQCIGATTLDEYRKYIEKDAALERRFQPIHVDEPSLEESIQILKGLRDRYEAHHRVSITDDAIDAAVKLSDRYITDRFLPDKAIDLIDEAASKVRLRSYTTPPNLKELEVKLEEIRKEKDAAVQSQEFEKAASLRDMEQRLREKLEDTKRQWKEQQGKENSEVTVEDIANVVSTWTRIPVSKLAQTETDKLLNLESILHDRLIGQDEAVVAVAKAVRRARAGLKDPKRPIGSFIFLGPTGVGKTELARALAESMFGDEDAMIRIDMSEYMEKHSTSRLVGSPPGYVGYEEGGQLTEKVRRKPYSVVLLDEVEKAHPDVFNILLQVLEDGRLTDSKGRTVDFRNTIVIMTSNVGADALKRNKYLGFNVQDESRDYSDMKGKVMDELKKAFRPEFLNRIDEIIVFHMLEKKHIQEIVTLMVNQLVNRLKEQEIELQLTEGAISAIADKGFDREYGARPLRRAIQKHVEDRLSEELLKGAIEKGQKVIFDVEGESFVIHSAEKVK, from the coding sequence ATGATGTTTGGAAGATTTACAGAAAGAGCACAGAAAGTATTAGCTTTATCTCAAGAGGAAGCAATTCGTATTGGGCATAATAATATTGGAACAGAACATATTTTACTTGGGCTTGTACGCGAAGGTGAAGGAATTGCAGCAAAAGCGTTAATTGCTCTTGGATTAAGTCCAGAGAAAGTTCAAAAAGAAGTAGAAGCGTTAATTGGGCGTGGAACAGAAGCTTCTCAAACTGTACATTATACACCTCGTGCTAAAAAGGTTATTGAATTATCTATGGATGAAGCGCGTAAGCTAGGCCATTCTTACGTTGGAACAGAACACATTTTACTCGGTTTAATCCGTGAAGGTGAAGGTGTAGCGGCACGTGTTTTAAATAATTTAGGTGTAAGTTTAAATAAAGCGAGACAACAAGTGTTACAACTTCTTGGAAGTAATGAAGCTAGTTCAGGTCATCAAGGTGGTTCAGCAACAAATGCAAATACACCGACACTTGACAGTTTAGCAAGGGACTTAACAGTTGTTGCACGTGAAAATCGCTTAGACCCTGTTATTGGACGTGGTAAAGAAATTCAACGTGTAATTGAGGTGTTAAGCCGTAGAACGAAAAACAACCCAGTATTAATCGGTGAGCCTGGTGTAGGTAAAACGGCAATTGCAGAAGGATTAGCACAGCAAATTGTAAATAATGAAGTTCCTGAAACTTTAAGAGATAAGCGTGTTATGACACTAGACATGGGTACAGTAGTAGCTGGAACGAAATATCGCGGTGAATTTGAAGACCGTTTAAAGAAAGTGATGGATGAAATTCGCCAAGCAGGCAATATTATTCTATTTATTGATGAGCTTCATACATTAATTGGTGCAGGTGGAGCAGAAGGTGCAATCGATGCATCGAATATTTTAAAACCATCTTTAGCACGAGGAGAGTTGCAATGTATTGGGGCGACAACTTTAGATGAGTATCGCAAATATATTGAAAAAGACGCGGCTTTAGAAAGACGTTTTCAACCAATTCATGTTGATGAGCCAAGTTTAGAAGAATCGATTCAAATCTTGAAAGGTTTACGTGACCGTTATGAGGCGCATCACCGTGTATCTATTACAGATGACGCTATTGATGCAGCAGTAAAACTTTCAGATCGTTATATTACAGATCGCTTTTTACCGGATAAAGCAATTGATTTAATTGATGAAGCTGCTTCAAAAGTTCGCTTACGTTCTTATACAACACCACCAAACTTAAAAGAGCTTGAAGTGAAGCTTGAGGAGATTCGAAAAGAAAAAGATGCGGCTGTACAAAGTCAAGAATTTGAAAAGGCTGCATCTTTACGTGATATGGAACAACGCTTACGAGAGAAGTTAGAAGATACAAAACGTCAATGGAAAGAGCAACAAGGAAAAGAAAATTCAGAGGTTACGGTAGAAGATATTGCAAATGTCGTTTCTACATGGACGCGTATCCCAGTTTCTAAACTTGCACAAACAGAGACTGATAAATTATTAAACTTAGAATCCATTCTTCATGATCGTTTAATTGGTCAAGATGAAGCGGTAGTAGCTGTAGCAAAAGCTGTTCGTCGTGCGAGAGCAGGATTAAAAGATCCGAAGCGCCCAATTGGTTCATTTATTTTCTTAGGGCCAACAGGTGTAGGTAAAACAGAACTTGCAAGAGCACTAGCAGAATCTATGTTCGGTGATGAAGATGCAATGATTCGCATCGATATGTCAGAGTACATGGAGAAGCATTCTACTTCCCGTTTAGTTGGTTCTCCTCCAGGATATGTTGGATATGAAGAAGGTGGACAATTAACAGAGAAAGTTCGTCGCAAGCCATATTCAGTTGTCTTATTAGATGAGGTAGAGAAAGCTCATCCGGATGTGTTTAATATTTTACTACAAGTATTAGAAGATGGTCGTTTAACCGATTCTAAAGGACGTACAGTAGATTTCCGTAATACAATTGTTATTATGACATCTAACGTTGGGGCAGATGCATTAAAACGTAATAAGTATCTTGGATTTAACGTACAAGATGAGAGCCGCGATTATTCGGATATGAAAGGTAAAGTAATGGACGAACTGAAAAAAGCATTTCGTCCAGAATTCTTAAACCGTATCGATGAAATTATCGTATTCCATATGCTTGAGAAAAAACATATTCAAGAAATTGTAACTCTTATGGTAAATCAGTTAGTGAATCGCTTAAAAGAACAAGAAATCGAATTGCAATTAACAGAAGGGGCAATTTCTGCTATTGCTGATAAAGGATTTGATCGTGAGTACGGTGCTCGTCCGCTTCGTAGGGCAATTCAGAAGCATGTAGAAGATAGACTATCTGAAGAACTTTTAAAAGGTGCTATTGAGAAAGGACAAAAAGTTATCTTTGATGTAGAAGGAGAATCATTTGTCATTCATAGTGCGGAAAAGGTAAAATAA
- the radA gene encoding DNA repair protein RadA — MAKKKTKFICQECGYQSPKYMGKCPGCGQWNTLVEEMEPVVSSRRLNYANAIQTEVTKPRRLTEVETKSEARIETEFQEFNRVLGGGIVDGSLVLIGGDPGIGKSTLLLQISSQLADSSYDVLYISGEESAKQIKLRADRLHVKGSNLFVVAETDLQRIAAHIEEMNPAFVVIDSIQTIHLPEVTSAPGSVAQVRECTAELMKLAKTKGIPIFIVGHVTKEGAIAGPRMLEHMVDAVLYFEGDRHHTYRILRAVKNRFGSTNEMGIFEMKELGLAEVLNPSEIFLEERPVGVAGSTVVASMEGTRPVLVEIQALISPTSFGNPRRMATGIDHNRVSLIMAVLEKRTGLLLQNQDAYLKVAGGLKLDEPAIDLAVALSIASSFRDKSTAPTDAVIGEVGLTGEIRRVSRIEQRVQEAAKLGFQRVIIPRKNLGGWTIPDGIEVVGVSNLGEALRLTLGG, encoded by the coding sequence ATGGCTAAAAAGAAAACGAAATTTATATGTCAAGAATGTGGTTATCAGTCACCGAAATATATGGGTAAATGTCCCGGATGTGGTCAATGGAATACACTTGTTGAAGAGATGGAACCAGTTGTATCATCAAGGCGCCTTAATTACGCGAATGCAATTCAAACGGAAGTAACAAAACCAAGACGTCTTACTGAAGTAGAAACAAAGTCTGAGGCACGTATTGAAACGGAATTTCAAGAGTTTAACCGTGTGCTTGGTGGCGGAATTGTAGATGGGTCCTTAGTACTTATTGGTGGAGACCCTGGGATTGGAAAATCAACATTACTATTACAGATTTCATCGCAATTAGCAGATTCTTCATATGATGTATTATACATATCGGGTGAGGAGTCGGCAAAGCAGATTAAACTTCGTGCAGATCGTTTGCATGTAAAGGGTAGCAATCTATTTGTTGTAGCAGAGACAGACTTGCAGCGTATTGCAGCACATATTGAAGAAATGAATCCAGCTTTTGTTGTTATTGATTCTATTCAAACGATACATTTACCTGAAGTGACGTCAGCGCCAGGAAGTGTGGCACAAGTACGTGAATGTACAGCGGAATTAATGAAACTTGCAAAAACAAAAGGAATCCCTATTTTCATCGTCGGGCATGTGACAAAAGAAGGAGCAATTGCAGGACCTCGTATGTTAGAACATATGGTCGATGCAGTTCTCTACTTTGAGGGAGATCGACACCATACGTATCGTATTTTACGAGCTGTGAAGAACCGTTTTGGTTCCACGAATGAAATGGGTATCTTTGAAATGAAAGAGCTTGGTCTTGCGGAAGTTTTAAATCCTTCTGAAATCTTCCTTGAGGAAAGGCCGGTTGGTGTTGCAGGGTCAACAGTAGTTGCTTCAATGGAAGGAACAAGACCGGTTTTAGTAGAAATACAAGCTTTAATCTCCCCTACTAGTTTTGGAAATCCTCGAAGAATGGCGACGGGAATTGATCATAACCGTGTTTCGCTTATTATGGCAGTATTAGAAAAAAGAACAGGCTTACTATTGCAAAATCAAGATGCATATTTAAAAGTAGCTGGTGGTTTGAAATTAGATGAACCGGCAATTGATTTAGCGGTGGCTTTAAGTATAGCCTCAAGTTTTAGGGATAAATCTACGGCACCAACCGATGCAGTAATAGGAGAAGTAGGATTAACTGGAGAAATAAGAAGAGTATCAAGAATCGAACAACGTGTACAAGAAGCGGCTAAATTAGGATTTCAACGTGTTATTATTCCTAGAAAAAACTTAGGAGGATGGACAATTCCAGATGGGATTGAGGTTGTAGGTGTTTCTAATTTAGGAGAAGCGCTTCGTTTGACATTAGGAGGCTAG
- the disA gene encoding DNA integrity scanning diadenylate cyclase DisA — MEENKQRVKSMINILQLVAPGTPLREGIDNVLRAQTGGLIVLGYNEQIKSIVDGGFHINCAFSPASLYELAKMDGALILNETGSKILIANAQLVPEASIDSIETGMRHRTAERVAKQTGSLVVAISQRRNVITLYQGNLRYTLKDIGVILTKANQAIQTLEKYKAVWNDGITNLGILEFEEVVTMSEVVHVLHSVEMVLRIKNEILSYIHELGTEGRLIRLQLTELLADLEAEAALLIKDYHQEKTQDHHQILKKLQDLANTQLLEDSDLVKLLGYPGQTSLEESVTPRGYRITSKISRVPPLIIENLINRFKTLQGVCRATIHELDDVEGIGEVRAKKIREGLKRIQEHLYMSRHN; from the coding sequence ATGGAAGAAAATAAGCAACGTGTCAAAAGTATGATTAATATTTTACAGCTCGTGGCCCCAGGGACACCACTGCGCGAAGGGATAGATAATGTACTTCGCGCACAAACAGGGGGACTAATTGTTCTTGGATATAATGAGCAGATTAAAAGTATTGTTGATGGCGGTTTTCACATTAATTGTGCATTCTCTCCTGCTAGTTTATATGAATTAGCAAAAATGGACGGGGCACTTATTTTAAATGAAACGGGAAGTAAAATTTTAATAGCAAATGCACAGTTAGTTCCAGAGGCATCTATTGATTCTATTGAAACAGGCATGCGTCACCGAACAGCAGAACGTGTAGCGAAGCAGACTGGTAGCCTTGTTGTAGCTATTTCACAAAGACGTAACGTAATTACGCTATATCAAGGGAACTTACGTTATACACTAAAAGATATAGGGGTTATTTTAACAAAGGCAAATCAGGCTATTCAAACGTTAGAAAAATATAAGGCTGTATGGAATGATGGTATTACGAATTTGGGCATTCTAGAATTTGAAGAGGTCGTTACAATGTCCGAGGTCGTTCACGTTTTACATAGTGTTGAAATGGTACTGCGTATTAAAAATGAAATATTGAGCTATATTCATGAGCTAGGAACAGAAGGTAGGTTAATCCGTTTACAACTTACAGAACTACTAGCTGATTTAGAGGCAGAGGCAGCATTATTAATCAAAGATTATCACCAAGAAAAAACACAAGACCATCATCAAATTTTGAAAAAGTTGCAGGACCTTGCAAATACACAACTTTTAGAGGATAGTGATTTAGTAAAATTACTTGGCTACCCAGGGCAAACGAGTTTAGAAGAAAGTGTGACGCCAAGGGGATATCGAATCACAAGCAAAATCTCTCGTGTTCCGCCACTTATCATTGAAAATTTAATTAATCGATTCAAAACGTTGCAAGGTGTTTGTCGCGCGACTATTCATGAATTGGATGATGTGGAAGGAATTGGAGAAGTAAGGGCGAAGAAAATACGAGAAGGCTTAAAAAGAATTCAAGAGCATCTCTATATGAGTAGACACAATTAA
- a CDS encoding PIN/TRAM domain-containing protein, which yields MLKRIVQLFFLVIGGALGIYLIPKVINVLDIGAVPLLEGSYVRAIIGAIILFLTTFWLVDYIVQLIKHIEEALVKAPVADVLFGTLGLISGLIVAYLILIPIREFTIPVISTVLQVFFTLLLGYLGFQVGFKKRNELLGLFTLPQRGGKKKNNSENEEIEVEKSTAHWKILDTSVIIDGRIADICQTKFLEGTIVIPQFVLEELQHIADSSDALKRNRGRRGLDILNRIQKEMPIPVEIYEGDFEDIQEVDSKLVKLAKITGGTVVTNDFNLNKVSELQGVTVLNINDLANAIKPVVLPGEELSVYVVKDGKEQNQGVAYLDDGTMIVVEDGREYVGSQLNVLVTSVLQTSAGRMIFAKRKLLEKAL from the coding sequence ATGTTAAAACGGATCGTACAGCTCTTCTTTCTAGTAATTGGGGGAGCGTTAGGGATTTACTTAATCCCAAAAGTTATTAATGTATTAGACATCGGTGCTGTTCCTTTATTGGAAGGATCGTATGTTCGTGCAATTATTGGTGCAATTATTTTATTTTTAACAACATTTTGGCTTGTAGATTATATTGTTCAACTTATTAAGCATATTGAAGAGGCTCTTGTAAAGGCGCCTGTAGCAGATGTTTTATTTGGTACATTAGGTTTAATCTCTGGTCTCATTGTTGCATATTTAATTTTAATACCAATTCGTGAATTTACAATTCCGGTTATTAGCACAGTATTGCAAGTGTTCTTTACTCTTTTACTTGGATATTTAGGATTCCAAGTAGGATTTAAAAAGAGGAATGAATTGCTAGGATTATTTACATTACCCCAACGCGGAGGTAAGAAGAAAAACAATAGTGAGAACGAAGAGATAGAGGTAGAAAAATCTACGGCTCATTGGAAAATTCTCGATACGAGTGTAATTATTGATGGACGTATTGCTGATATTTGCCAAACGAAGTTTTTAGAAGGAACAATTGTAATTCCACAATTCGTATTAGAAGAGCTTCAGCATATTGCCGACTCCTCCGATGCTTTAAAGCGTAATCGTGGTCGCAGAGGACTAGACATTTTAAATCGTATTCAAAAAGAGATGCCGATTCCGGTAGAAATTTATGAAGGCGATTTCGAGGATATCCAAGAGGTGGATAGCAAACTTGTAAAGTTAGCTAAAATCACCGGTGGAACTGTAGTAACAAATGATTTTAACTTAAATAAAGTTTCTGAATTACAAGGAGTAACGGTGTTAAACATTAATGATTTAGCTAATGCAATTAAACCAGTTGTACTCCCTGGCGAAGAATTAAGTGTTTATGTTGTGAAAGATGGTAAAGAGCAAAACCAAGGTGTTGCGTACTTAGATGATGGTACGATGATTGTAGTAGAAGATGGTAGAGAGTATGTAGGTTCGCAACTTAATGTACTAGTTACTAGCGTATTACAAACATCGGCTGGTCGTATGATTTTCGCAAAACGTAAATTATTAGAAAAAGCATTATAG
- the ispD gene encoding 2-C-methyl-D-erythritol 4-phosphate cytidylyltransferase, with the protein MYTLIIPAAGQGKRMGAGKNKLFLLINEVPIIVHTLRAFERDKACKSIVMAINEEERPYFEELMQKYPIEKQVQFIQGGAERQDSVYNAIQHASDVEYVLVHDGARPFVTNKVIQDVLTAAEKYGASICAVPVKDTVKKVEQDVVVETVERSQLKAVQTPQGFSVSLLLEAHRSAKQSCFLGTDDASLVERIGKQVGVVEGSYYNIKVTTPEDLLIAESFLHVQKK; encoded by the coding sequence ATGTATACATTAATTATTCCGGCAGCCGGTCAAGGAAAGCGGATGGGTGCTGGCAAAAATAAGTTGTTCTTACTTATAAATGAAGTACCGATTATCGTGCATACATTACGTGCTTTTGAAAGAGATAAGGCGTGCAAAAGTATTGTTATGGCAATTAACGAAGAGGAACGCCCGTATTTTGAAGAATTAATGCAGAAGTATCCGATTGAAAAACAGGTGCAATTTATTCAAGGTGGGGCTGAAAGACAAGATAGTGTATATAACGCGATTCAGCATGCAAGTGATGTGGAATACGTTCTTGTGCATGACGGAGCGCGCCCATTCGTAACGAATAAAGTGATTCAAGATGTATTAACAGCAGCAGAAAAATATGGGGCTTCCATTTGTGCAGTGCCAGTAAAGGATACAGTGAAGAAAGTAGAGCAAGATGTTGTTGTCGAAACGGTAGAACGATCTCAGCTTAAGGCTGTACAAACACCGCAAGGGTTCTCTGTTTCGCTTTTGTTAGAAGCTCATAGAAGTGCAAAACAGAGCTGTTTTCTTGGTACAGATGATGCAAGTCTCGTAGAACGCATTGGTAAGCAAGTAGGTGTAGTAGAGGGGAGTTACTATAATATTAAAGTGACGACTCCAGAGGATTTACTAATTGCTGAAAGTTTCCTTCATGTTCAGAAAAAATAG
- the ispF gene encoding 2-C-methyl-D-erythritol 2,4-cyclodiphosphate synthase translates to MFRIGQGFDVHEFAEGRPLIIGGITIPHEKGLIGHSDADVLLHTIADACLGAIAAGDIGKHFPDTDPAFKDADSAILLQKVWGFVREQGYELGNLDCTIIAQKPKMAPHIESMRKRISELLETSIDNINVKATTTEKLGFTGREEGIASQAVVLLQKK, encoded by the coding sequence ATGTTTCGAATTGGACAAGGTTTTGATGTACATGAATTTGCGGAAGGTAGACCGTTAATTATTGGCGGAATTACAATTCCTCATGAGAAGGGATTAATCGGTCACTCAGATGCGGATGTATTGTTACATACGATTGCTGACGCATGTCTAGGAGCAATTGCAGCAGGAGATATTGGAAAGCATTTTCCTGATACTGATCCTGCCTTTAAAGATGCAGATTCAGCTATATTACTACAAAAGGTTTGGGGATTTGTACGCGAACAAGGTTACGAGCTAGGAAATCTAGATTGTACAATTATTGCTCAAAAGCCAAAAATGGCACCGCATATTGAAAGTATGCGTAAACGTATTAGTGAACTGTTAGAAACGTCTATAGATAACATTAATGTAAAGGCAACAACAACAGAAAAATTAGGATTTACAGGTAGAGAAGAAGGAATTGCTTCTCAAGCAGTGGTATTATTACAGAAAAAATAA
- the gltX gene encoding glutamate--tRNA ligase, with product MEKQVRVRYAPSPTGHLHIGNARTALFNYLFARHQDGKFIIRIEDTDVKRNVAGGEESQLKYLKWLGMDWDEGVDVGGEFGPYRQTERLDIYKKLYLDLLERGLAYKCYMTEEELEAEREGQISRGETPRYAGNHRDLTEEQMKEFEAEGRIPSIRFRVPADRDYTFKDIVKDEVAFHSNDFGDFVIVKKDGIPTYNFAVAVDDHLMEITHVLRGDDHISNTPKQMMIYEAFGWDIPQFGHMTLIVNESRKKLSKRDESIIQFIEQYKELGYLPEAIFNFIALLGWSPVGEEEIFSKDEFIKMFDAARLSKSPALFDSQKLKWMNNQYMKKQDLDTVVELSLPHLVKAGRVGETLSEQEQAWIRDVIALYHDQMSFGAEIVELSEMFFKDHVDYEEEGQEVLNGEQVPEVLRAFAGQIEVLEAMEPAAIKAAIKAVQKETGHKGKNLFMPIRVATTGQTHGPELPNAIALLGKEKVLNRLQKVIG from the coding sequence ATGGAAAAGCAAGTGAGAGTGCGCTATGCGCCAAGTCCAACAGGACACTTACATATCGGAAATGCGCGTACGGCATTATTTAATTATTTATTTGCTCGTCATCAAGATGGTAAGTTTATTATTCGTATTGAAGATACTGATGTAAAACGTAATGTTGCAGGTGGAGAAGAAAGCCAATTAAAATACTTGAAATGGCTCGGTATGGACTGGGATGAAGGTGTTGATGTTGGTGGTGAATTCGGACCATATCGTCAAACAGAGCGTTTAGATATTTATAAAAAATTATATCTAGATTTATTAGAGCGTGGTTTAGCTTACAAATGTTATATGACAGAAGAAGAGCTGGAAGCAGAGCGTGAAGGACAAATTTCTCGTGGTGAAACACCTCGTTATGCAGGTAACCATCGTGATTTAACTGAAGAACAAATGAAAGAATTTGAAGCTGAGGGACGTATTCCAAGTATTCGTTTCCGTGTACCAGCTGATCGTGATTACACATTCAAAGACATCGTAAAAGATGAAGTCGCATTCCATTCAAATGATTTCGGTGATTTTGTTATCGTGAAAAAAGATGGAATTCCAACTTATAACTTTGCGGTAGCAGTAGATGATCACTTAATGGAGATTACACATGTGCTTCGTGGCGATGATCATATTTCAAATACGCCAAAACAAATGATGATATATGAAGCTTTCGGTTGGGACATCCCACAATTCGGTCATATGACCCTAATTGTTAACGAAAGCCGTAAAAAGTTAAGTAAACGTGATGAATCTATTATTCAATTTATTGAGCAATATAAAGAGCTAGGATATCTTCCAGAAGCAATCTTTAACTTTATTGCACTACTAGGTTGGTCGCCGGTAGGAGAAGAAGAAATCTTCTCTAAAGATGAGTTCATCAAAATGTTCGATGCAGCTCGTTTATCAAAATCACCTGCATTATTTGATTCTCAAAAATTAAAATGGATGAACAACCAGTATATGAAAAAGCAAGATTTAGATACGGTTGTAGAGTTAAGTTTACCGCATTTAGTGAAAGCTGGACGTGTGGGCGAAACTTTAAGTGAACAAGAACAAGCTTGGATTCGTGATGTAATTGCTTTATATCATGACCAAATGAGTTTCGGAGCTGAAATCGTAGAGCTTTCTGAAATGTTCTTTAAAGATCATGTTGATTATGAAGAAGAAGGGCAAGAAGTGTTAAATGGTGAACAGGTACCTGAAGTACTTCGTGCATTTGCTGGTCAAATAGAAGTTCTAGAAGCGATGGAGCCTGCAGCGATTAAGGCAGCTATTAAAGCAGTTCAAAAGGAAACAGGGCATAAAGGTAAAAACTTATTTATGCCAATCCGTGTTGCTACTACTGGTCAAACACATGGTCCAGAGCTTCCTAATGCGATTGCACTTCTTGGGAAAGAAAAAGTTTTAAATCGTCTTCAAAAAGTAATTGGTTAA
- the cysE gene encoding serine O-acetyltransferase has translation MFKRLREDIEVVFEQDPAARSYFEVILTYSGLHAVWAHRIAHAFYKKNFFFIARWISQVSRFFTGIEIHPGATIGRHFFIDHGMGVVIGETCEIGDNVTIYQGVTLGGTGKEKGKRHPTIQDNVLIATGAKVLGSITVGENSKIGAGSVVLKEVPAHSTVVGIPGRVVIQNGVKIGQELNHSDLPDPIFDKLKVMEAELDKLKKQLEVKVERKDKNDYSHL, from the coding sequence ATGTTTAAGAGGCTTCGGGAAGATATTGAAGTCGTTTTTGAACAGGATCCAGCGGCACGAAGTTATTTCGAAGTCATTTTGACTTACTCTGGATTACATGCAGTTTGGGCCCATCGAATTGCACATGCTTTTTATAAAAAGAATTTCTTTTTTATTGCACGTTGGATTTCACAAGTTAGTCGGTTTTTTACTGGCATTGAGATTCATCCAGGAGCAACAATTGGTCGTCATTTTTTCATTGACCATGGAATGGGTGTTGTAATTGGAGAAACGTGTGAGATTGGTGATAATGTAACAATTTATCAAGGTGTTACATTAGGTGGTACGGGAAAAGAAAAGGGAAAGAGGCACCCTACAATTCAGGATAATGTATTAATTGCAACAGGTGCTAAAGTACTAGGCTCAATTACTGTTGGAGAGAATTCTAAAATTGGAGCAGGATCCGTTGTATTAAAAGAAGTCCCTGCGCATTCTACAGTTGTAGGTATACCTGGCCGAGTCGTTATTCAAAATGGAGTGAAGATTGGTCAAGAGTTAAATCATTCCGATCTTCCGGATCCGATTTTTGATAAATTAAAGGTTATGGAAGCAGAACTTGATAAATTGAAAAAGCAACTTGAAGTAAAGGTAGAAAGGAAGGATAAAAATGACTATTCACATTTATAA